CGACCGCCAACCCGCCCGGGTCCACCTCCCCGGTTCCCGCCCGAACGGCTATGGTGACCGCCACCCCCACGGCCACCACCGTCAGCGCCAGCCATCTCCACCACGTGTGACGTGCCGCCCCCATGTGCCCTCCTCCCCAATGGCTTCGTTGTTCAGAAAACTCAACGCCGCAACGGTGTTCACGGCGTCGTTGTTACCGGCACCCCGACCCTCTCGGAGCACCTTCCCCCGAGAAGGTGCACCTTTTCCTGCATCGGATATGGCTTCGACACTCGCATCCTGGTAGCTCAGGGTCACCTTTTGCTAACTCTGCATCAGATTACCGGCTCGCCCGAATACACGAGGTGAGCTTCCCAGAAAGCCCCCCGCAGCCCCCTCTCATCGCCTGAATCAAATCCCCGGGTTTCTCTCGTCCTCGTTCGGGGATTTGAGAGTTCGCCCCGGTCACCGGCTGCGTGAGTGGAATCGAAAAGCGGTGGCCACGGCAAGGGAGCCCAGGACAACAGCTCCCGTAACCAGCGGGTCAGACTCGTGATGCCCTGGCTGCCAGTCGTAGCCAGGCTGCCGGAGCGGCTGGCCGAGCCTTCCGCGCGACGCCGGTCATCTTGACCAAGAACGGTTCGGACCCGGGACGTTGGTCCTGGCCCCGTGGAACGGCACGCTGAGGTTGGTGTCGCCCTCCGGCGCTGTCACGCGGACGTTCGCTTCCACTGCGCCCTTGATGGTCTTGACCAATATCGACGATGAAGCACTCACCTTCTCGCCCCACGACTTCCGAAGGATCTTCGTCACCGACGCCATCATGAATGGCCTAATCCCGCACATTGCCCAGGTGATCTGCGGGCACAAGAGCATCGACACCACGATCGGATACAGGGCGGCCTATCCCGCCGAATCGATCGAGGCCCACCGGGCGTTCATCGCCCGCCGTCGATCCGCCCGCCCCAGCGAGGAGTACCGGATCCCGACTGAAGAAGAGTGGGACGCCTTCCTCGCGCACTTCGAGAAACGGAAGGTGTCCATCGGTACCTGCGCACGCGCCTTCGGGGCCCCATGCATTCATGAGCACGCGGGCGTCAGATGCTCGCTCCTCCGACCTGACCCCGCCCAACGAACACGGCTTGCCGAGATCCGCGACAACTTGATCGCCCGAATCGCCGAAGCCGAGACGGAAGGCTGGCTCGGCGAGGTCGAAGGTCTCCAGGTCAGCCTGGCTGGCGCCGAGGAGAAGCTCCGCCGGCTCGACCGGGGCCACGGGCAGCATACGGTCGTGGGCCTTGGCGTCCCCACCACGCGTGGTGACCGATGAACCCACGAAGGCGGGCTGCCGCATGGCCATCAACCAAGATCGAGAACAAGTTTAAAGAAGCGTGCGTCAAACGCCCTTCAGAACACGATCAAGTGCCGCCCGGCCTGCGGGTCCCCAGTTCGGCTTGCCGCCGGGAAGGCCCCGATCTCCGTTCTGCCCCATGAGCATCAGGAAGAGGCTTTTCATAGCGGCCAGCCCGCGGGCGCGCCGGATCGCCGCCTCGTCTGCATGCGCGTACATGTCGAAGAACCGTGAGGCCGTGCCCGCGGGTAGCAGCACCCATGCGGCGGCGAGGTCCCACGCCGGATCGCCGGCGAACATGTCACCGAAGTCGACGATGCCCGAGAGCGTTCCGTCCGAGACGACGACGTTCGCGGGATGGAGGTCGCCGTGCACCCACACCGGCGGGCCCTCCCATGCGTGGGCCGCAACGGCGTCGTCCCAGACGGCCCGGACGTCGGCAGCGATGTCGTCGGGGGCAACGGCCTGGAAGAAGTTCTCGAAGCCGTCCGTGCAGTTCCTGGGGTGGGCACCGCGG
This genomic stretch from Streptomyces nigrescens harbors:
- a CDS encoding integrase codes for the protein MTNIDDEALTFSPHDFRRIFVTDAIMNGLIPHIAQVICGHKSIDTTIGYRAAYPAESIEAHRAFIARRRSARPSEEYRIPTEEEWDAFLAHFEKRKVSIGTCARAFGAPCIHEHAGVRCSLLRPDPAQRTRLAEIRDNLIARIAEAETEGWLGEVEGLQVSLAGAEEKLRRLDRGHGQHTVVGLGVPTTRGDR
- a CDS encoding aminoglycoside phosphotransferase family protein; the protein is MTDTEIEITADLVRELLQEQHPDLAGLAIREVAGGWGNQMWRLGDELAVRMQRMDPTPELQLKERRWLPVLAPRLPLPVPTPVRFGEPSERFPKHWTVMTWVPGEPLDHGSISRGAHAADTLAGFLQALHVEAPAEAPITTDRGAHPRNCTDGFENFFQAVAPDDIAADVRAVWDDAVAAHAWEGPPVWVHGDLHPANVVVSDGTLSGIVDFGDMFAGDPAWDLAAAWVLLPAGTASRFFDMYAHADEAAIRRARGLAAMKSLFLMLMGQNGDRGLPGGKPNWGPAGRAALDRVLKGV